A single window of Streptomyces cathayae DNA harbors:
- a CDS encoding DUF2771 domain-containing protein yields MTTLPRGTAARSDRAVRRRRAVVVAGAVSAGLLVLSACDKPTAMSTITVGSDSVASEATCGGEGKALKASDLTSCLEDKDIKEISVDPDETVRFGVDPDLADKGWTILMNGQPLTDSSTKTYRTIPGSVFFNAQYGAQGNSTLVSVKQGENEATGLWSFRLKKDA; encoded by the coding sequence ATGACCACGTTGCCCCGCGGCACAGCCGCTCGAAGTGACCGCGCTGTGCGACGGCGCCGTGCCGTCGTCGTCGCCGGTGCCGTCTCCGCCGGACTGCTCGTCCTGTCGGCCTGTGACAAGCCGACGGCCATGTCCACGATCACCGTCGGCAGCGACTCGGTGGCCTCCGAGGCCACCTGCGGCGGCGAGGGCAAGGCCCTGAAGGCCTCCGACCTGACGTCGTGCCTGGAGGACAAGGACATCAAGGAGATCTCGGTCGACCCGGACGAGACCGTGCGCTTCGGTGTCGACCCGGACCTCGCCGACAAGGGCTGGACGATCCTGATGAACGGTCAGCCGCTGACCGACTCCAGCACCAAGACCTACCGCACCATCCCCGGCAGCGTGTTCTTCAACGCCCAGTACGGCGCCCAGGGCAACTCGACCCTGGTGTCGGTCAAGCAGGGCGAGAACGAGGCCACCGGCCTGTGGTCCTTCCGGCTGAAGAAGGACGCCTGA
- a CDS encoding MFS transporter encodes MATARTPQGATGTGGPHEARGVRVRGKGPRLTSGRPGGRLRAAGRVLRFPVTGTARGIRRATHAHGAGESGLGKLIELHGVNGAGDVMITVALASTVFFSVPTDEARGRVALYLAITMAPFTLLAPVIGPLLDRLPHGRRAAMAGAMLARALLALVLSGAVVTGGLELYPAALGVLVSSKAYGVVRSAVVPRLLPPAFSLVKANSRVTLGGLLATGVAAPIGAGLHQIGPRWPLYGAFVLFVTGMFLSFRLPPVVDSAKGEDTALLAADEAHLHGPHRRSGRRPGLRTVGLAVTHALTANASIRCLTGFLIFFLAFLLREHPMSGQSAVVSLGIVGVAAGAGNALGTAVGASLRSRAPEIIIVTVVACVTAAAITAAALFGAVVVACLAGIAGFAQALAKLSLDALIQRDVPETVRTSAFARSETLLQMAWVLGGAIGIAMPLIGSLGLAVGAAIVAAGWLTTVRALIGSARHGGRGRARVA; translated from the coding sequence GTGGCTACCGCGAGGACACCCCAGGGCGCCACCGGGACCGGTGGGCCGCACGAAGCCAGAGGGGTCAGAGTCAGAGGAAAGGGCCCGCGCCTCACATCGGGCAGGCCGGGCGGCCGTCTGCGTGCGGCCGGCCGTGTCCTGCGCTTCCCGGTGACCGGAACCGCACGCGGGATCCGCCGGGCCACCCACGCGCACGGCGCCGGGGAGTCCGGGCTCGGCAAACTGATCGAGCTGCACGGTGTGAACGGCGCCGGCGACGTCATGATCACCGTCGCGCTCGCGTCCACCGTCTTCTTCTCCGTGCCGACCGACGAGGCACGCGGCCGGGTCGCGCTCTACCTCGCCATCACGATGGCGCCGTTCACCCTTCTGGCCCCGGTGATCGGCCCGCTCCTGGACCGTCTCCCGCACGGCCGCCGGGCCGCGATGGCGGGCGCGATGCTCGCCCGGGCGCTGCTCGCCCTGGTGCTGTCCGGCGCGGTGGTCACCGGCGGCCTCGAGCTGTATCCGGCCGCGCTCGGCGTGCTGGTCTCCTCGAAGGCGTACGGGGTGGTCAGAAGCGCCGTCGTGCCCCGGCTGCTGCCGCCCGCGTTCTCCCTGGTGAAAGCCAACTCGCGGGTCACCCTCGGCGGGCTGCTGGCCACCGGCGTCGCGGCGCCGATCGGTGCGGGACTGCACCAGATCGGACCGCGCTGGCCGCTGTACGGGGCGTTCGTGCTCTTCGTCACAGGCATGTTCCTGTCCTTCCGGCTGCCGCCGGTGGTGGACTCCGCCAAGGGTGAGGACACGGCGCTGCTCGCGGCGGACGAGGCCCATCTGCACGGCCCGCACCGCAGGTCCGGCAGGCGGCCCGGTCTGCGCACGGTCGGCCTGGCCGTCACCCACGCGCTGACCGCCAACGCCTCCATCCGCTGTCTGACCGGCTTCCTGATCTTCTTCCTCGCGTTCCTGCTGCGCGAGCATCCGATGTCCGGCCAGAGCGCCGTCGTGTCCCTGGGCATCGTGGGGGTGGCGGCGGGCGCGGGCAACGCGCTCGGTACGGCCGTCGGCGCGTCGCTCCGGTCCCGCGCGCCGGAGATCATCATCGTGACGGTGGTGGCCTGTGTGACGGCCGCGGCGATCACGGCGGCGGCGCTGTTCGGCGCGGTCGTGGTGGCCTGCCTCGCCGGGATCGCCGGCTTCGCGCAGGCACTGGCCAAGCTGTCCCTGGACGCGCTGATCCAGCGGGACGTGCCCGAGACGGTCCGCACATCGGCGTTCGCCCGCTCCGAGACGCTGCTGCAGATGGCGTGGGTGCTGGGCGGGGCGATCGGTATCGCGATGCCGCTGATCGGGTCGCTGGGCCTCGCGGTGGGCGCCGCGATCGTCGCCGCGGGCTGGCTGACCACCGTCCGCGCGCTGATCGGCTCCGCCCGGCACGGGGGCCGCGGGCGCGCGCGAGTGGCGTAA
- a CDS encoding 1,4-dihydroxy-6-naphthoate synthase → MTAEQQRLGIVYSPCPNDTFVFDALAHGRVPGAPALDVTFADIDVTNGMAERGESDVLKVSYAALPYVLDAYALLPCGGALGRGCGPLVLTREEGLDLAGRTVAVPSERSTAYLLFRLWAADVVPGGVGEIVVMPFHEIMPAVRDGKVDAGLVIHEARFTYREYGLHRLADMGEHWERTTGLPIPLGAIIARRSLGARTLTLLADSIRRSVRAAWDDPEAARPYVMAHAQEMDPTVADQHIGLYVNEFTADLGEDGYAAVRGLLTRAAAEGLVPPLGPDALRFP, encoded by the coding sequence ATGACAGCTGAGCAGCAGCGGCTGGGGATCGTGTACTCCCCCTGCCCGAACGACACCTTCGTCTTCGACGCCCTCGCGCACGGCCGCGTCCCCGGCGCGCCCGCCCTCGACGTCACCTTCGCCGACATCGACGTCACCAACGGCATGGCCGAGCGCGGCGAGTCGGACGTGCTGAAGGTGTCGTACGCGGCCCTCCCCTACGTCCTCGACGCGTACGCGCTGCTGCCCTGCGGGGGCGCGCTGGGCCGGGGCTGCGGACCGCTGGTGCTGACCCGGGAGGAAGGGCTGGACCTGGCGGGGCGCACGGTCGCCGTGCCCAGCGAGAGGTCGACGGCCTACCTGCTGTTCCGGCTGTGGGCGGCGGACGTGGTGCCCGGTGGGGTCGGGGAGATCGTGGTGATGCCGTTCCACGAGATCATGCCCGCCGTCCGGGACGGGAAGGTCGACGCCGGGCTCGTCATCCACGAGGCGCGCTTCACCTACCGGGAGTACGGGCTGCACCGGCTCGCGGACATGGGTGAGCACTGGGAGCGGACCACCGGGCTGCCGATCCCGCTGGGCGCGATCATCGCCAGGCGGTCCCTCGGAGCGCGGACGCTGACCCTGCTCGCCGACTCGATCCGCCGCTCCGTACGGGCCGCCTGGGACGACCCCGAGGCGGCCCGGCCGTACGTCATGGCGCACGCCCAGGAGATGGACCCGACCGTCGCCGACCAGCACATCGGGCTGTACGTCAACGAGTTCACCGCCGACCTCGGCGAGGACGGCTACGCGGCCGTACGGGGCCTGCTGACGCGTGCGGCGGCCGAGGGACTGGTGCCGCCCCTCGGCCCGGACGCCCTGCGGTTCCCCTGA
- a CDS encoding HAD family hydrolase translates to MASTTPLPSTSLPSSPLPSAPLTVGFDLDMTLIDSRPGIRACYLALAERTGTPVDADLVVTRLGPPLEDELINWFPAERVEEAADLYRSMYPTYAIAPTPALPGARDAMAAVREAGGQAIVVTAKHEPNAKLHLAHLGIEPDAVIGDLWAEQKALALREHGAGVYVGDHVGDVRGARAAGALAVAVASGPCDPAELRAAGADVVLADLTEFPRWFADHRAARP, encoded by the coding sequence ATGGCCTCCACGACCCCGCTCCCGTCCACCTCGCTCCCGTCCTCCCCGCTCCCGTCCGCGCCGCTCACCGTCGGCTTCGACCTCGACATGACGCTCATCGACTCCCGGCCCGGCATCCGCGCCTGCTACCTGGCGCTGGCCGAGCGGACCGGCACCCCCGTGGACGCCGATCTCGTCGTCACCCGGCTGGGACCGCCGCTGGAGGACGAACTGATCAACTGGTTCCCGGCCGAGCGGGTCGAGGAGGCGGCGGACCTGTACCGGTCGATGTACCCGACCTACGCCATAGCCCCCACGCCGGCGCTGCCCGGCGCCCGCGACGCCATGGCGGCCGTACGGGAGGCGGGCGGACAGGCGATCGTCGTCACCGCGAAGCACGAGCCCAACGCCAAGCTGCACCTCGCCCACCTCGGCATCGAACCGGACGCGGTGATCGGCGATCTGTGGGCCGAGCAGAAGGCGCTGGCGCTGCGCGAGCACGGCGCGGGCGTGTACGTCGGCGACCATGTGGGTGACGTGCGCGGCGCGCGGGCCGCCGGAGCACTGGCGGTCGCGGTCGCCAGCGGCCCGTGCGACCCGGCGGAACTGCGCGCGGCGGGCGCGGACGTCGTCCTCGCCGACCTGACCGAGTTCCCCCGCTGGTTCGCGGACCACCGCGCGGCGCGCCCCTGA
- a CDS encoding futalosine hydrolase codes for MATAVPAERDAVARAFPGAAHGRALPGVEVVTIADGPDLIAAGVGPARAAASTAAALTAAALDGRPYGLVVSAGIAGGFPPHAPLASLVVADEITAADLGAETADGFLPVTDLGFGTVTHRPPAALVREVAAASGALTGAVLTVSTVTGTAARAARLRDRHPGALAEAMEGFGVAEAAAAHGLPVLEVRAVSNPVGPRDRAAWRIGDALDALTEGFGKIAPVLESWNRYDS; via the coding sequence GTGGCCACCGCCGTCCCCGCCGAACGGGACGCGGTGGCCAGGGCCTTTCCCGGTGCCGCGCACGGGAGGGCCCTGCCCGGGGTGGAGGTCGTCACGATCGCCGACGGCCCCGATCTGATCGCCGCCGGTGTCGGCCCGGCCCGCGCCGCCGCCTCCACGGCCGCCGCGCTCACCGCCGCCGCTCTGGACGGCCGCCCCTACGGCCTGGTCGTCTCGGCCGGGATCGCCGGCGGCTTCCCGCCGCACGCGCCCCTCGCCTCGCTCGTCGTCGCCGACGAGATCACCGCCGCCGACCTGGGCGCCGAGACCGCCGACGGCTTCCTGCCGGTGACCGACCTCGGCTTCGGCACCGTCACCCACCGGCCCCCCGCCGCCCTGGTCCGGGAGGTGGCCGCCGCGTCCGGCGCGCTCACCGGTGCCGTGCTCACCGTGTCGACGGTGACCGGCACCGCGGCCCGCGCCGCCCGGCTCCGCGACCGCCACCCCGGCGCGCTCGCCGAGGCCATGGAGGGCTTCGGCGTCGCCGAGGCCGCCGCCGCGCACGGCCTGCCCGTGCTGGAGGTACGGGCGGTGTCGAATCCCGTCGGCCCGCGCGACCGCGCCGCCTGGCGCATCGGTGACGCCCTGGACGCCCTCACCGAGGGCTTCGGGAAGATCGCGCCCGTCCTGGAGAGTTGGAACCGGTATGACAGCTGA
- a CDS encoding cold-shock protein, whose product MPTGKVKWFNSEKGFGFLSRDDGGDVFVHSSVLPAGVETLKPGQRVEFGVVAGQRGDQALSLTVIDPTPSVAAAQRKKPDELASIVQDLTTLLENLAPNLEKGRYPDRTSGKQIAGLLRAVADQLDV is encoded by the coding sequence GTGCCCACCGGCAAAGTCAAGTGGTTCAACAGTGAGAAGGGCTTCGGTTTCCTCTCCCGTGACGACGGCGGTGACGTCTTCGTCCATTCCTCGGTCCTCCCCGCCGGAGTCGAGACCCTGAAGCCGGGCCAGCGGGTGGAGTTCGGCGTGGTCGCCGGACAGCGAGGTGACCAGGCCCTGTCCCTGACCGTCATCGACCCGACCCCGTCGGTCGCGGCCGCCCAGCGCAAGAAGCCCGACGAACTGGCCTCCATCGTCCAGGACCTGACGACCCTGCTGGAGAACCTCGCGCCGAACCTGGAGAAGGGCCGCTACCCGGACCGCACCTCCGGAAAGCAGATCGCCGGCCTGCTCCGCGCGGTCGCCGACCAGCTGGACGTCTGA